In Lentibacillus sp. JNUCC-1, the genomic window ATTGCACTTACAGTAAAATGACGCTTTTTTAAAGCCTGTAACGCAAGCTCTGTAAGAGGATCGGGCACTGTGTAACTGACGCCGGATGTTGAAATGTTAATAAAGTCGACCGAAATGCCTTCTGAAGCCATAGCTTTAAACACTTCGGATTGCACATGGTATGATTGCCCCTTTGTATTGACTTTGATTTGTGTCAATCCTTTCATATGAGCAATACCTGTAACTGGACGTTCCAACCGTTCGGAAAAGGGGTCACTTGGTTGTGTGCTTGAAATATGGGTTCCTTTATCTTTTGTATATGTGGACGCAATCCTCAGCGGAATATTGGCTTGCATTAATAATTCAACAGCACGCGGGTGAACGATTGAGGCACCCTGATAGGCCATATGACAGATTTCCAAGTATGTGGCATTAAGCAGCGGTTTTGCTGAAGTTACAATAGAGGGATCGGCTGTCATAATGCCATTTACATCAGTATAAATATCAACCCGCTCCGCTTTTAAGGCGCTTCCCAGGGCAGCAGCCGTTGTGTCACTACCGCCTCGGCCAATTGTCGTAATATCCCCTGTTTCTGCCATGCCTTGAAAACCGGCAACCACGACAACATCATGATGACGAAGTTCTTTTAACACCCTCGCCGGCTTGATTTTTTTTATTTTGGCTTTTGTGAAATCACTTGAGGTTCGTATTCCTGCTTGTGCACCGGTCAATGCTGTGGCAGTAACTTGATTAGCCCTAAGCTCATGAGCAAGGACGACAGAAGAAATCGTTTCCCCGCATGAAATTAATAAATCAAGTTCTCTCGGGGAGCAATTTGATTGTTCTTTCTGTATCAAATTCATTAACGAATCTGTTGCATAAGGTTCAGGGTAGCGCCCCATGGCTGACACCACCACAACCAGTTTATGATGATTTTGGACGGCTTCTTGAATATGTGCGATAACGTGTGCTCTATTTTTTTCTGTACTCACGGATGTGCCGCCAAATTTCTGAATTAAAATGGACATTGCATCACCTCTTTATTAAATCAAAACGTTTTGATGAGGGATTCTGCAATTTGAACAGTATTTAGCGCCGCCCCTTTACGCAAATTATCACTGACAATCCACATATGAAATGCATTAGGAAGGTCTAAATCCTGTCTGATGCGTCCAACAAACACACTGTCTTCATTTGCTGCACGAATTGGAGTCGGGTATACACCCCTCTCAGGGGCGTCTTCAACCACAATTCCTTTTGCTTCCCTCAAAATCTGTTGGATATCTTGAACAGTTTTACTTTCACTGTCAATTTCAATATATACACTTTCTGCATGTGATGTGAAAACTGGGACTCTTACACAAGTGGCGCCCACTTGCAAGTCTGGATAGCTAAGAATTTTTTTCGTTTCCTCAATCATTTTCATCTCTTCATATGTGAATCCTTTATCTTTAAACACATCAATTTTAGGAATAACATTAAATGCTAGGCCATCTTTATCTTTTTTATGAGGGTCTTTAAGACTGGAAGAAGCTGCATCTTTCAAATCACTGACTGCCTTTGTCCCCGCTCCCGAAATGGACTGATAAGTTGAAACAATGACACGCTTTAAGCCGACTTTTTCACGAATCGGGTATAGAACGGCTGCCATTTGTATGGTAGAACAATTTGGGTTGGCAATCAGCCCATTATGATGCTTTATATCGTACTCATTTACTTCTGGGACGATAAGGGGAACATCTGGATCCATCCGGAAAGCACTCGTATTGTCAATTACAATTGCCCCTTCATCAATGGCTTGAGGAACAAACCTGCGGGAAATGGTTCCTCCTGCTGAAAAAAAAGCTATATCAACATCTTTAAACGCTCCTTGTTCAATGACTTTGATAGGGTGCTTTTCTTCTTTGAAACCGAGCGTCTGACCGCGTGAGCGATCAGACGCAAACAGACTCAGTTGTCGGACAGGAAAGTTTCTTTCTTCAAGTATATTCATGATTGTTCGGCCAACTGCTCCTGTCGCACCGATAATGGCAACATGATACTCTTGATCTTTAGACATTACCGGCATTTCCTTCCTGACTGTCTTGAAAAGGAATGATAACAGGCTGAAGCTGCTTTCCTTCTAGCGCAGCTTCGATTGTGTCTGGCAACAATGTCATGTCAGCAACAAGAGAATTTGGTTTTTTATATGGAGCGTCTTGCCCATATGGAATAAAATAAATCAACTTTGAAGCCATTAGACGCATTAAGTTAACGCCATTTAATCCGAGGGCATCGTTCGTCGCAATGCCAAGTACTACAGGTTTGTGGTTGCGCATCGTTGCTTTCGCAGCCATTAATACAGGAGAATCTGTCATGGCGTTTGCAAATCGGCTCATCGAGTTTCCTGTTAATGGTGCAATCACCATACAATCAAGGGGTTCTGCAGGTCCTAACGGTTCTGCTTCAGGCATCGAATCAATGACACGCTTCCCAGTCAATGATTCTATTTTATAAATATGATCTGCTGCTTTTCCAAACTTTGTATCCACGTTTTGCACATTGTAAGTGACAATGGGAACAACTTCTGCTCCAAGCGACATAAGTTTTTCAATCTGGGGAAAGACAGCTGCATACGTACAATGGGAGGCTGTCAGTCCAAATCCAATGCGTTTTCCTTTTAAAGACATCATGACCTCATTCTCCTCTCATTCATTTAAAAACTGCTTAATGACATCTGCCAGAATTTGCCCAGCTGTTTTAGGGGCAACAATACCTGGTAAACTTTTAGCGAGAATTGCCTTAATGCCACGCTGCTCTGCAAAATCAAAATCAGTTCCGCCCGGTTGGGAAGCCAGGTCAAAAATAAGCGCATGAGACGGCAAGTATTGTATTTCTTTTTTTGTGATTATATTGGCTGGAATTGTATTAATTAACACATCACATGATACTGTGTGATTTTTAAGGTCTTCCAGCGGGATGGCTTTTAGACCCATTTCTGTAATTCGGGCCAAGTCCTTAATATGTCTGGCTGCAACAGACACTTTTGCTCCGAGAGCAGAAAATTTATTGGCAACCGTATGCCCGACCCGCCCAAATCCAGTAACAATCACCTGTGAACCATGGATGGTATAATCTGTTTGTTCTATAGCCATCATAATGGCTCCTTCTGCCGTAGGAATAGAGTTATAGATTGCGACATCATCGCGATTTAAAAGCGGGATAAGTGTAACTCCCGATTGTTTCGCTTGTTTCCGCAGATAACTATTGGCGATCCCCGTAAAGACAACCGTCTCTGAATTTAATTGTTGAAACCATTCAGATGTTAGTTGAATGCTTTCATCAGAAAAGACTGGTGTGATATATCCTTCATTATCGGTTCCAGTGATCGGAAGTATGACAGCATTCAATTGATCAGGTTCAAGATCACTG contains:
- a CDS encoding aspartate-semialdehyde dehydrogenase; the protein is MSKDQEYHVAIIGATGAVGRTIMNILEERNFPVRQLSLFASDRSRGQTLGFKEEKHPIKVIEQGAFKDVDIAFFSAGGTISRRFVPQAIDEGAIVIDNTSAFRMDPDVPLIVPEVNEYDIKHHNGLIANPNCSTIQMAAVLYPIREKVGLKRVIVSTYQSISGAGTKAVSDLKDAASSSLKDPHKKDKDGLAFNVIPKIDVFKDKGFTYEEMKMIEETKKILSYPDLQVGATCVRVPVFTSHAESVYIEIDSESKTVQDIQQILREAKGIVVEDAPERGVYPTPIRAANEDSVFVGRIRQDLDLPNAFHMWIVSDNLRKGAALNTVQIAESLIKTF
- the dpaB gene encoding dipicolinate synthase subunit B; the protein is MSLKGKRIGFGLTASHCTYAAVFPQIEKLMSLGAEVVPIVTYNVQNVDTKFGKAADHIYKIESLTGKRVIDSMPEAEPLGPAEPLDCMVIAPLTGNSMSRFANAMTDSPVLMAAKATMRNHKPVVLGIATNDALGLNGVNLMRLMASKLIYFIPYGQDAPYKKPNSLVADMTLLPDTIEAALEGKQLQPVIIPFQDSQEGNAGNV
- the dpaA gene encoding dipicolinic acid synthetase subunit A, whose amino-acid sequence is MNKLIAVIGGDGRYLELIRQLKMMPQTTIQLVGYDNLEQGFTGLEQMTFSDLEPDQLNAVILPITGTDNEGYITPVFSDESIQLTSEWFQQLNSETVVFTGIANSYLRKQAKQSGVTLIPLLNRDDVAIYNSIPTAEGAIMMAIEQTDYTIHGSQVIVTGFGRVGHTVANKFSALGAKVSVAARHIKDLARITEMGLKAIPLEDLKNHTVSCDVLINTIPANIITKKEIQYLPSHALIFDLASQPGGTDFDFAEQRGIKAILAKSLPGIVAPKTAGQILADVIKQFLNE
- the dapG gene encoding aspartate kinase, with protein sequence MSILIQKFGGTSVSTEKNRAHVIAHIQEAVQNHHKLVVVVSAMGRYPEPYATDSLMNLIQKEQSNCSPRELDLLISCGETISSVVLAHELRANQVTATALTGAQAGIRTSSDFTKAKIKKIKPARVLKELRHHDVVVVAGFQGMAETGDITTIGRGGSDTTAAALGSALKAERVDIYTDVNGIMTADPSIVTSAKPLLNATYLEICHMAYQGASIVHPRAVELLMQANIPLRIASTYTKDKGTHISSTQPSDPFSERLERPVTGIAHMKGLTQIKVNTKGQSYHVQSEVFKAMASEGISVDFINISTSGVSYTVPDPLTELALQALKKRHFTVSAMRDCAKVSVVGAGMAGMPGVASTMIQALTDKGIRILQSADSHTTIWALVSGADVNMAVNALHDVFKLGLPVSEKN